ATCCGGCAGAGTTGTCTCTGGATTGACCATCGCAAATCCATCAGAGAAATCCCAATGGGCCCAGCCCAGACAATGGCTTTCAGCCGCCTCGCGCACGGCGCGCAGCCAATCGGTGCGGGCAAAGCGGTCGACATCGAAGTCGAGAACCCCAAATTCGTTGATGATCACGGCGACCCTATGCTGACGCGCCCAAGTGGCGGTGGCCGACAGCTCGTCCCTGATGCGCACGGCATCCCATGGGGTTTCATAGGCATTGCGGATCTCCTCGACCGCATCCGTTTCTCCCGCCGCAGAGAACTGCCTGATCTGTTCCTGCACCGCTGGATGATCGATACTGCCCGGGAAAGGCAGTTGCTTGAGACGGGACATTAAGGATCCCTCATCCCACGTCATGGCCTGATGGGTGAAGAGGAAGGGATCATAAAAATGGATCGCATAGATGATGGTGTCGCCTTTGAGCGGGGGGGACTCCACCAACGGTTCGTGGCGCTGGAAGACAGCCGGGCCGACCACGAGCCGACGCCCCTTGTCCACGTCATTCAACCAGCTGACCAGCTTCTGGGCCTGTGGCCACCAGACATTCTGGGGCGGGGTCGGCTCGTTGAGCAGCTCGAAATAGACCTGTTCACGCGGCCAGTCGCGCCCGCGTTCAACAACATGCTGCCAGGCTTCCTGCAATTGTCCGAAGGCCCGTTTGGGGGCCATGCTGTGCAGCTTTTGAAAGCGGCCTGCTGGGTGCATGTCGACCGAGACCGCAAAGCCCAGCCCGACAAGGCGGGTGACGGTTTCATCAAGTTGATCAAGATAGGCCCGCCGGTGATCGGCGTCATGATAGGCCGATATCAAATTTTCGCCATCGACTGGCAGGCGGATATGTTGCAAGCCCTGCTGTTTGAGGGCGGATAGCAAGGCATCATCGGGCTTGAAACCACTATAAAGTGGATCCCAGTTGGGCAGATTGAAACCACGCGCCAGCAAAGCCCGATCATTGCCCCGCCTGAATGGATGATCCTGCGGGCAGTGGGCATAGGGATCCGGGGGGGTGGTGCCTTCGTCTGCGTGAAGAATTGCAGCGGGCTGCCCCACCGAGATGGCCAACGCCAAAAAAACGGATTGCAGCCCGAGGGACAGAAAAGAACGCATGACTTACCTCAGTGGGTTTTTGTCAAAAGCAGCCAAACCGCATGGGGATTGGTGGTGACATAGCGCCAGAAAAGCCGTTTGGGTTCCTGTCCGATGCGGTAGACCCATTCGAGTCCCGATTTCTGCATCCATTGCGGCGCGCGTTTATTCTTGCCCGAGAGGAAATTGAACAAACCACCAGAAGTCTTGATGACGCCAACACCGGTAAGGCGAGCCTTGTTGCGGGAGACGAAGTCCTGCTCGCGCGGCACCCCCATACCAAGCCAAAGGATATCCGGCTGGGCTGCATTGACTGCCTCAATCACCGCATCCTCTTCCTCCGGTTTGACATAGCCGTTGCGGAAGCCTGCAAAAATCAGCTTGGGATAGAGCGCTTTCATGTTGGCCACAGCACGTTCGATTTCATCTTGCGAAGCACCGAGGAAATAGAAGCTCACCTGTTCGGCCTCGGCCATACGCGCGGTGTTGTGCACCAGATCGGTGGTTGCAACCCGTTCAGGCAGTTTGGATTTGGCCAGTATTCTGGACGCCCTGACCAAGGGCTCGCCGTCGGCATGGATGATGTCAGCTTGCTCGAACAAAGCCTTCACACCGGGCTCCAGCGCACACATGGAGAGCACCTGACCATTGGCAGAGGTGGAATAGAGAGGGGGCTGATCCATGCCCCTCGCCGCGACTGCGTGATCAATCATCCGCCTGGCTGCGCCGTCCAGATCCTCGACGGTAATCGGCAGGCCACCAATGATCGGCTTGGAAAGGTCTGTCATGCTTCTTCGAAATCCCCCAAATATTCGATTAGAATGTTTGGGGGATTATAGGCAGGAAAGCTTAATTTTGGGTTTGGTCCATCACCAGCCCGACGGCATTTTCCTCTGCCCAGTCCTGCCATTCGAGCATCTCGTCGGACGGCAAATTCTGCTCGTCGAGCACCAGAACGGCCGCATCGGCCAACTGGATCAGATCTTCAAGCACGGCCGGATGGGCAACCTGATGGGTTTCGAGAATGACAAAGCCATAGCGATCCTTGCACAGGGTCAACAGGCTGGTCAGTTCGCGGGCAAGCTCGTCTTCAAGGCCGTTTTCCATCAGCAAGGCGGAGCCGATCAGGAAGGGTATCTGGTCGAACCCTTCAAATTCCTGCAAGCGGGCAACCCGCTCGGGGGCCGCAACCGTGCTGACTTTGCGGGGCGGCGGCAGGTCCTTTTCGGCCTGATCCTGCAGCGAAATGACCACCGGATGAAATCCCTCATCAATGGCGAATTCCCGGAACAGGTCGGAGGTGGCATCCTGACGGACCCCATCCTGCGCGGCAGCAACAAGCAGGCAAACATGGTCTTCTGCCAATCCAGCGGCCAGAAATTGCTCCAGTTTGTCCTGATGCGTGTTGAGCATGGTATCCAGAACCCGGTCCCGGTTATCCACGTCGTGATACGGCATGGACATCAGAACGGCAGAGGATGTGAGGCGGGTCCGGCGTCGAGACGGGCGCTTTTCCGCACGCGCGGCCTCACGGGTCCTCGTGGCAGCGGCGATCCGTTCTGCACGGGCGGATTGCCGGGATTTTGGCTGGGTCTGCTTCAGGTGAACCACTCGGTCTTCCAGCTCCCCTTCAGCGTCGACAGCGCTGAGATCGCCTTCGTTGGAAGTCAGCTGCGCTTCATCGAGGGAAAGCTCTGCCTCCAAAAGGGATAGATCTTCCTGCAAGGCCGTGTTGTCGTTGTCGTCGGGCTGTTCAGTCACAAGGGTGGACTGAGAATGCGGTTCCTCCGCATCGGTATCCAGATCCACATCCGGGGTCGATACGACATCTTGATCGACGGTGTCCGAGACGGCAACGGTCTCATTTGCCTTGGTGGCATCATCTGCTATCGCCTCGTCCGGATGGGCCTCGTTCGGCTGCGTGTCGGTGTCTGACGGCAGCGATCGCAAATCGCGTGCCGCAACCGCCTCAAGCAGGGCTTCGGGCGGGCAATCCATCACATCCACCCGGCGGGCATCGGACGGTGCCATCAGAGGGGGATCTTGTGGCCGGTTTGCCGCATCCGCAGACCTCTGGTGCTGCAGTGAGTGTGGCAACGGCAGCGTCATTGCCTGCCGCACCATGGCCAGCAACAAACCAAGAAAGGCTCCCAGCACCACAAGAACCGGCAGAACCAGCTTCAGGGATGGCTTGTTGGACTTGATTGGCACTGGCGCAGGCGACACGATGCGGGCTTCGCTGAATTGGAAATTGCTCTGCTCGTCCGTGATCTTGTAACGCTCAAGAAACTGCTCATAGAGATTGCGGTTGGCGGTGGCCTGTCGTTCAAGATTGGCAAGCTCAACGCGGGCCGTGTTTTGCTTGATCGCGCGCTGGCGGGCATCGGCCAACTGGCTCTCAATGGATTGTTTCTTGGCTTTGGCCGTTTGATAGGCCTGATTGGTACGCTGAACAAGGCGGCGACGCTCCTGCGCAACCTGACCGGCAATGATGCGTTGCTGTTCGGCATTGGCAAGCACGCGTGGATGGCGTGAGCCAAGGGTCTGGTTCAATTCCGCAGCCTGACGGCGCAACCGGTCCTGCTCCTGCAACAATTGATCAAGATTGACAAACTGGTTGCTCTGGCCATTGTTGGCACTGGCCGGTTCGCCATTCTTGCTGGCCTGCAAATAGCGGGCACGCGCTTCGGCCAACTCGGTTGAGACGGTTGCCAGTTGCTGGACCAGAGAGGTCAGCTGCTGGTCATCCAGCGTTCCCTGTGCCCCTGCATTGACGATGCCCGAACGGGCCTGAAAGGAGGCAACCGCATCTTCGGACTTTTTCAGATTGGCCTGCAACGCAGTCAATCGCTCCGAAAGCCAGCGGGAGGCATCGGCACTGGTCTCGGCACGAAAATCCCTCTGATCCCGGACAAAGGCTTCTGCCACACCATTGGCGTATTTGGCGGCATTTTCCTTGTTTTTGGACTTGTAGTAGACCTCGACAATATAAGTAGCGCCCTGCCGATAGGCCGACAGGTTGCTGCGGAACATACCGATCAGTTCGGTCTTGCTGGTCGCCTTGGCAAAGGTGGGATCGGATTTTACATCCAGCTCATCAACCACCTTGCCAAGAAAGCCATCGCTGTTCATCACTTCGACATAACTGGTCAGGGCGGCGGCATCGCCACCGATACCGGAAAGCACCGCTTCGTTGTTGGTGACACGCGGCTGACGCGGATCCACGAGAATGAGAGCCTTGGTGCCGTAGGTGTTCGGCACCAGCAGATAGATCCCCATTCCCACGATCAGCACAACGAGCGCAACTTTGATAATGCTGCGCAAATTGCCAAGCAGGAATCGGGCAATGGACAAGGGGTGGATCAGTCCGGCCCACGTGTCGCCACCGGCTCCCTCACTGGCTGATGGATAAAGCGGCTCAACCCGTCGAGGTTGCGGATCGGTGTTGATGGGGGAATGCGCACGCACGTCCTGATCGTTGTTGACTGGTTCTTCCCCGGAAGGCTGCCAGTCCAGATCCTGTTTCCTGGTCTTCTTCTTGCGTCCAAACATTCCACTGATTCCGTTGTCAGAAGGCATGACAAAGGGCGAGCTGACAGCCCACACTTGCGGCTAGTATCACTGGACGATATTGAGGTTTGGTTAACCATAAGTGGAAATGACGAGCCTTTCGCTTCCATCTCTTCTCATTGACAGCGAAGGGCGATGACACAAAGGCGTGCCGAATGCGTGGCTCAGCGCGAGCCTTTCGGGCGATAGATCCTCTCGGCAATCCAGCGCAGCAGGGACCATTTTGGCCGCAGAATCGCACCATCAATCACTTCCAGATTGCCAGCCCGATTGAGCGTGTGGAGTTTGCGCCCCGGCCAGTGGCTGTTTGGTTCGAGCGTCTTGATAACCCGTTGCTCGTAATGCTCCGGGGAGAGGTGTGTCACCTCGACCAGTTTCAGCGCGGCCCCATAGGAGGCCGTGCAATCCTGAACCGGGCGAAGCAGACTTTTGCCACGCACAATCATATTGCCAGCCGGGCGAGCGGTTGCCTTGTCGATCAGCACCGGATTTTGCGCGTGCGGTTGCCATGGTCCAAACAAGTCGTCAGCATAAAAGAGCGACAGGCAATCGGAATAGCCCCCAGCCCCGTCGCGGGTGACGCAGAAGATCCACCAGCGGCCCTCCCATTGAGCGATGGTCACATCAGCGGCATCAAGTCCGGTCAGAAGCACCTTTTCACGCTGCCAGCCAACAGGAAACGCCTCCGTCCTGTAGAGCGCCACGTCCCCATTGGCCGAGGTTTCCGGGATCATGTAGGTCTGATCCTGATGGCGAAGGAGATAGGGATAGGACAGGTGATAAGGTTCTTCAAGGCAGCATTCGACAGGGCCGGGTTTGCCCGCCTCATCGAAGGTTACGACCGACAGGACCCCTTTCTGGGTGCGCTGATCGAGGTCTTCAAAGAACAGATAATGGCGGCCACCTTCTTCCCAAGGCACCGGGTCGGCATAGAAATGGGTTTCCTTGTCCCGCAGCACCTGCCATGTTTCGCCCGCCAAGGACTGACGGCTCCAGACATCCTCGTCCTCGACAAACCGCCAGCCGACCCGCCAGTGGCTGGGGCGAAAAAGGCGGTAATAGATCTGCTTGAGCCTGTCCTTGAAACGAGATTTGGCGGTTCGCTTCTTCAGGGTCCCGGCATCGGGCAGGCGGGCCGAACGGGAAATGAGCGGCTGAACCCAGCGGTGGGGATGACCAATCCAGGCATCAATAAGCGTGATGACCCGGGCGAAGACCTGATCCATCGAGCCTGTAACCCCAGCGGCCAACTCACCGGAAGGAGCTGCCGTCGCCACGATCTTTCCCGTACCGGTGCGCAAGGCAATCTGCGGCATACCGGAGGCCATGATCGAGGCGACCAGCGCTTTCTCCCCTGCATGGCCATTATATAGCAGCGTGACACTTTCCTTGCTGGAAGGAGGACGCCCATCTCCAACCAAATCGATCACCAGATCGAAGGTCTCGTCCGGTTGAGCCCGTTCGTGGAACCTTTCCAGCTCACAGACATCCATCGGCGTCGCACCATGGCGCTGATTTTTGTGATAATAGCCTTCCTCGGCTTGGAACAGTTGTTCGACATGCTCCGGCAGGGGGGACGCATCCGACACGGCAACATGAATGCTGGCAGCGTGATTTTCGGTCAGGCGACGGGCGAGGCTCTCCATCCATTGGCGACAATGGGATGGGTCGATGTAAAGTCCAATTTTCATGCGGCGGCCTCTTCGGCCCGTGTTTGTATTGCCTTGCCCTGATCCATGATGAGCTGATCATAGGCATTGATCATTGCGTCAAGGGAGTAGAGTTTCTTCAATTCTCGGGCCGATTCTGCCATTGCGGTGGCGCGTCCCTGATTGGAGAGCAGCTCGCGGATCGGCTCGATAAAGCTGTCCGGCTCATCAGAATTGGCAAAGAGAGCGCAAGGGCCAAGCTCGGTCTGTAGAACTTCGCGCAAAACCGGCAAATCGTTGGCCACGATGGGCAAGCCGGCCTGAGCGGCTTCGACAGCGGCGAGGCCAAAGGTTTCGGCTTCGCTTGGAAAGACAAAGAGATCGAGGGCGGCGAGAAAATCCCCCACCTTGTCCGGTCCCATCTCACCGGTGAAATGCAACCGGTCAGCCACTCCCAACCCTTCGGCGATGGAGCGAAGACGCAACTCATCTGGCCCCTGCCCCCCAAGCGCAAGATGCCAGCATTCATTGTGGGTGAGCGCCCGGATGGCCACATCCAACCTTTTGAGCGGATTGAGACGGGCGACCGAGCCAAGCAGGATCACATCCTGTGGCAGACCAAATTGTTGGCGCGCGGCCGATCGGCCGAGATTGGAGCTTTTGTCGCGGAACCCGTGGGGCACATGAAGCATGCGCTTTTCATACCGGTCCGGATATCCTGCATAATCCCCTGCGGTGTCGGCGGAATTGACGGTGATCACATCATACATGCCAATCCGGCCCCACAGCTTGTCGATGGCGCGGATCTTGTCATTCATCGTCTTGGGTGCAGAGACCTGATTGGCAATCACATGACGCACCCCTGCCAGTCGCGCGGCGGGTGCGCCAAACAGGTTGCCATAATGCTGGAAGGTCAGCACCACATCGGGTTTGATGGCTGCAATCTGCCTGATCAGCCGGAACAAGAATTTGGCAAAAGCCATCGCCGAGCGAGGGCGATCCTCGACACAGAAGACCGTGTTGGGAGGCGCCTCGAAACTTGAGGATTTGCGATAAAAGAAAAGGTGATGGATGTCATAGCCCTTGGGATCAAGCCCCTCGCCCAACAGGCGCGAAATCTCCTGTGCTCCAGCATTCTCGGCCTGGGTCTGAATGAACAGAATCCGCGGTCGCGATGACATGGCTAACTCCCCTTGGTCTTTCTCGTTCGAAAATACACGTTCAAACACATGAAGGCGTGATGTGGGCTATTGATCGGTTTCGGGCTGGACGTCCGGACTTTCATGCAGGAAGCGGAAGATGGACGGGTCCATGCCCGTCTTGCTGCGGCATTGGATATTGAGCCAGATTGCCATGATCACCATAACAGCCGCCGTCACCATGGCAGCCCCCGTGATGCCATAATGCGGGATCACCAGAAAGAAGCCAATCACCCGCAGCACAACCGACAGGGTGACCGTTGTCATATAGGGGCTCTCGTGGCCCGTTAACATCAGGAAACTCGGAGCCGGACCATTGGCCGCAGTGATTGCCGTGCCGATCGACAGGATCAACAGCACGTGGAAATAGTCCATATAGATGTCGCCAAACAGCAACAGCATGTAATGGCCGAGCAGCAGCACGCAGCCCATGCCGCCCACCACGATGATCAGCGTCATGCCTGCCATCAGATTGAGGCTATGCTTCACGGCTTCGACGTCCCGGGCGAAATAGAGGCTTGGAACGCGGCGGGTGCCGAAGGTGTTGATGCCACTGGCGGCCAGTGCAAAGGCATTGGCCAGACGGGACGCCACAAAATAAGCCCCGGCAAGCATCGGATCGAGCAGCAGGCCGATCAGGAATACTTCCAGATGCTGATTGGAGGCTTCCATGATGGAAGCGAGCCATAGACGCACAGAACGGGGCGTCCATTGGGCGAAATCATATTCGGGCGTCGGGGTGCCGATCTCGGCCCGGACGCGACGCCAAGAAAGATAGGCCTGCGAGCCAATGACAAGGGTCAACCCCACCGCAAAGACGGCAAGGATCTCGGCCGTGTCGACCATTCGCCCCATAAGCAGACAGACAGCAAGAAAGACAATTGCCAATCCTCGCCATGTCAGCTCATAGTGGGCGTCGCCGAGTTTGATGCCGACCACCACACGGGCCACGTGCGAGCTGAACAGCGACAGGGTGTTGGTGGCCATGAAGGCGATGACGGCCACCACAAGAAACCATTTTTCCAGTCCCGTTCGCTCGGTCCAGCTGTCACTGAATGCAAAGAACAGAAACAGCAAGGCGGAGACAATGATCACCCCGAACACGGAAGAAATCCAGCCATAGCGCAAGGCCCCAAGCGCCAATCCATGCTGGCCGCTTGTGCGATATTCGCTCCAGTTGCGGACGATCTGCAGCTCTTGGCCGGCTGCAGCGACAATCGACAGCATTGAGGCGACAGAGAAAAGGACTGAAAAGTGCCCGAACTCTTCGGCACCGGCCGCGTTGGCTGCCAACGAGAAGAGGCCGAAGGCAATCACTGCACTGACCACCTTCATGGCCAATGTCCCGGCAATGCCCTGGGCAACCTTGTTGCCGATAATCTGTAGAAGACGCGCCCGCAAGGAGAGGGACGCCTGCGCAATATCTGTCATACCTGTTTCCTGCCGAACCAGTCAGTTCCCCCAATGGCGCCTGCCGCATGCCCCCATAGGATCCAGCAGGCGAAAGACCTGAAATCAGAATGCAAGCATGCATGCTGGTGCGGCTCTTCAATAGAAAGACTATAAACAGGCTTATAGAATATTCCGTTACCTGACATGTTTAACTAGGTCTTAATCGCGTTTGGTGTCGGCCACACCTGTCGTCAGCGCTTTACCAGTCGTGGGGGTCTCCGGTCCAATTGAGGAAGGATCCGGTGTCCTCAAGGGTCAGGCGATCGATGACGTCGGCCATCTGGCGGGCACTGTCTTGGGGTGTGATGTCGGCCTCAACGCCGCCCATATCAGTCTGGACCCAACCGGGATGGAACAGGATGCAAGCGATATTCTCAGGCTTCAGGTCCGCCGCCATCAGCTTCATCACCATATTCACCGCTGCCTTTGACGACCGATATGCATAGCGGCCTTTGCTTTGATAACTGAGTGCACCGAGCTGGCTGGAGATGGTGACGATCTTTGCCCCGTCCGTTTCTCGGGCGGCGGCTTTCAGGTTTGGCAGCAGGCTTTGGACCACACGCATCGGCGCCATGCTGTTGACCGCAAAGACGTGCGACCAGGCATCATAGTCCATGTCATCGATGGACTGTCGATCACCGCCCATGATGCCCGCATTGTTGATCAACAAATCAATGGCCTGCCCCTCAAGTCTTCCTGCCATGGCATCCAGACTGGCTTGGTCGGTGACATCGGCCTTGTGCAAGGTGACGCGGCCAAGATGATTGGTGACCAGTTGGCGCAAATCATCGGCCTTCTCTGGTGCCCGACAGCAGGCATGAATATGCCAGTCGGGGCGATCAAGATAAGCACGGGTCAATTCCAGCCCGATGCCGCGATTGCTGCCGGTGATGATGCAGTGTTTCATAATGCCTGGCCCCTGTGTGATCTGCCAACAAGTGATTTCCCCCTGTTTGAACAGGATCCGGATGTCACAAGCAAGACAGTATTAACTTGCTTTCAGGAATTATTGCAATCCAGAGTAGATCTGACATAAAGAATTGTTTATATCCTTATTGCTTTGTGCAAAGAGCCACGGTATAACAGGGCCAACAAACGGGCTGATCGGTATATCGCGCCCGTTTTCGTGCTTTATGTGACACAAAAGACGGGCCTTGATGCGGGCCCTCAGGCAAAGGAATGAACATGGCTGACTATGTTGTCAAAGACCTGTCCCTGGCGGACTGGGGCCGCAAGGAAATCGCAATCGCCGAGACCGAAATGCCGGGCTTGATGCAGACCCGTGCGGAATATGGCCCAACCCAACCGCTGAAAGGCGCCAAAATCACCGGCTCGCTGCATATGACGATCCAGACCGCTGTGCTGATCGAAACCCTGCAGGCACTGGGCGCTGAAGTCCGTTGGGCGACCTGCAACATCTTCTCCACCCAGGACCATGCCGCTGCGGCCATCGCCGCCACCGGCACCCCTGTCTTTGCCGTCAAGGGCGAAACGCTGGTAGAATACTGGGATTATGTTGACCGCATTTTCGATTGGGGCAACGGCGAAGGCCCGAACCTGATCCTCGATGATGGCGGCGATGCGACCATGTATGTGTTGCTCGGTGCCAAGGTCGATGCCGGCGAAGAGATCATTCCAAATCCGGAAAATGAAGAAGAGCATGTGGTCAAGGCCCAGATCCTGAAGCGCGCCAAGGCGACACCGGGCTGGTTCACCAAAATCCGTGATGGCATTCTGGGCGTTTCCGAGGAAACCACAACAGGTGTGCACCGTCTCTATCATCTGGCGAAAGCCGGTGATCTGCCGTTCCCTGCCATCAACGTCAACGACTCGGTCACCAAGTCGAAATTTGACAATCTCTATGGCTGCCGTGAGTCCCTTGTTGATGGCATCAAGCGTGCAACCGACGTGATGATTTCCGGTAAAGTTGCCGTGGTCGCCGGATTTGGCGATGTGGGCAAAGGGTCTGCGGAGTCGCTGCGCTCTCAGGGTGCCCGCGTGATTGTCACCGAGATCGATCCGATCTGCGCATTGCAGGCCTCCATGCAGGGCTATGAAGTCACCACCATGGAAGATGCCGTGCCACAGGGAGACATTTTCGTCACCACCACCGGCAACAAGGACGTCATCACCATCGAGCATATGCGTGGCATGAAAGATCGCGCCATCGTTTGCAACATTGGCCACTTTGACAGCGAGATCCAGATCGGTGCCCTGAAAAACCTGACCTGGCACAATGTCAAGCCGCAGGTTGATGAAGTCGAATTCCCCGATGGCAAGCGCATCATCGTTCTGGCCGAAGGTCGCCTCGTCAACCTTGGCTGCGCCACCGGTCACCCATCCTTCGTGATGTCAGCATCCTTCACCAACCAGACACTGGCCCAGATCGAGCTGTTCACCAATCATGGCGGCTATGGCAAGGATGTTTATGTCCTGCCCAAAGCGCTGGATGAGAAGGTTGCGATGCTGCATCTGGAAAAACTCGGCGTCAAATTGACTCAGCTGAGCAAGGACCAGGCAGACTATATCGGCGTGCCTGTGGAAGGACCGTTCAAGCCAGAGCATTACCGCTATTAACAGAAAAATTAACCAAATGTTAAGGAATGGCAGAAATCCAATAGGTTCGACTGCCTGAACCTTTCATCTGTAATGAATGCGCCCTTTTCGTCAGTGAATAGGGCGCATTTTTTTTACTCAAATGCATTGCGGACTCTTCTGCCGGAGTCCACGAAGCGGTAATGTAAAGTGATTCGATTGGAACCGGTGGAGGCCCCGGCTCCGGTCACCAAGATGCGTATTCAAGCTGTAACATTTGCGTGTGCCCGAGGCAGTCTTCATGAATCAATCGATTCAGGGATCGTGGGTGGATTCGGTCAGCGTCATGTGGATTGACCAGATTTTCCACACGCAAAAGTCATGTTGCAAACAGCGCAAACGAGATAATGAACCGGCTTCGTCCGGTTCTGATCACCTGCTGAGATGGGGGCATCGATACAGGGGATCAAAGAGAGGAAGAAGATCACTCCGCACCGCCCAGAGCGCTGGAGGGTGGATCTGATCAAGCGGCGAAAGGGCGAGCAAGATGCCGATCAACGGCCTGTTCGGAAACAAGAGCAACAATAGACGTCTCAATTCTTCTATCACCTCCTCCAACCGGACGAAGGGGTCTCGCACCTCCATACGCATCGGATTGCTGGGACTGATTGGCATCACCTTCACCAGTCTCATGGTGCAGGCGCAGGAAGGGATGACAAATCAGACCGTAACGACACCGTTGTCGCCAGAGGCGTCCGGTTTGTCGCTTGAGAGCGGTGCGGCGCTGATTGCGCCCTTGACCGGTATGGTCACAACAGCGGAATTGCTGGTGCTTGTCCTGCTCACGGCCAGTCTGTTGTTTGCTATCGGAGCGGGCGCAGCCTTCATCGGCGAACGGCGCCGCAATCGTGCCAATCTGCGCTCCGCCCATGAAGCCATCACCACAATCCAGTCCCGACTTGATCAATCCGAAAGCCTGCTCAATGCCCTCGACCAGCTGATGATCATCTGGAATGGCGCCCAGCGCGATCCGGATTTTCGCGGCAATCTGGGCAACAATGCCCATTTGTTTCCGCAAGGCACGTCGATCCTTGCCTTCGGTAACTGGTTGCATGTGGAATGCGCTCAGGAAGTCGAGCTCGCCATCGAACAATTGCGCAGCACCGGACAGCGCTTTTTGCGCACCGTGGAAACCCTTGACAATGCGCTGGTCGAAATCAGCGGACGAACGTCC
This DNA window, taken from Cohaesibacter intestini, encodes the following:
- a CDS encoding glycoside hydrolase family 5 protein, coding for MRSFLSLGLQSVFLALAISVGQPAAILHADEGTTPPDPYAHCPQDHPFRRGNDRALLARGFNLPNWDPLYSGFKPDDALLSALKQQGLQHIRLPVDGENLISAYHDADHRRAYLDQLDETVTRLVGLGFAVSVDMHPAGRFQKLHSMAPKRAFGQLQEAWQHVVERGRDWPREQVYFELLNEPTPPQNVWWPQAQKLVSWLNDVDKGRRLVVGPAVFQRHEPLVESPPLKGDTIIYAIHFYDPFLFTHQAMTWDEGSLMSRLKQLPFPGSIDHPAVQEQIRQFSAAGETDAVEEIRNAYETPWDAVRIRDELSATATWARQHRVAVIINEFGVLDFDVDRFARTDWLRAVREAAESHCLGWAHWDFSDGFAMVNPETTLPDPYVLEALTAPSTSAKP
- a CDS encoding WecB/TagA/CpsF family glycosyltransferase; the protein is MTDLSKPIIGGLPITVEDLDGAARRMIDHAVAARGMDQPPLYSTSANGQVLSMCALEPGVKALFEQADIIHADGEPLVRASRILAKSKLPERVATTDLVHNTARMAEAEQVSFYFLGASQDEIERAVANMKALYPKLIFAGFRNGYVKPEEEDAVIEAVNAAQPDILWLGMGVPREQDFVSRNKARLTGVGVIKTSGGLFNFLSGKNKRAPQWMQKSGLEWVYRIGQEPKRLFWRYVTTNPHAVWLLLTKTH
- a CDS encoding GumC family protein — protein: MFGRKKKTRKQDLDWQPSGEEPVNNDQDVRAHSPINTDPQPRRVEPLYPSASEGAGGDTWAGLIHPLSIARFLLGNLRSIIKVALVVLIVGMGIYLLVPNTYGTKALILVDPRQPRVTNNEAVLSGIGGDAAALTSYVEVMNSDGFLGKVVDELDVKSDPTFAKATSKTELIGMFRSNLSAYRQGATYIVEVYYKSKNKENAAKYANGVAEAFVRDQRDFRAETSADASRWLSERLTALQANLKKSEDAVASFQARSGIVNAGAQGTLDDQQLTSLVQQLATVSTELAEARARYLQASKNGEPASANNGQSNQFVNLDQLLQEQDRLRRQAAELNQTLGSRHPRVLANAEQQRIIAGQVAQERRRLVQRTNQAYQTAKAKKQSIESQLADARQRAIKQNTARVELANLERQATANRNLYEQFLERYKITDEQSNFQFSEARIVSPAPVPIKSNKPSLKLVLPVLVVLGAFLGLLLAMVRQAMTLPLPHSLQHQRSADAANRPQDPPLMAPSDARRVDVMDCPPEALLEAVAARDLRSLPSDTDTQPNEAHPDEAIADDATKANETVAVSDTVDQDVVSTPDVDLDTDAEEPHSQSTLVTEQPDDNDNTALQEDLSLLEAELSLDEAQLTSNEGDLSAVDAEGELEDRVVHLKQTQPKSRQSARAERIAAATRTREAARAEKRPSRRRTRLTSSAVLMSMPYHDVDNRDRVLDTMLNTHQDKLEQFLAAGLAEDHVCLLVAAAQDGVRQDATSDLFREFAIDEGFHPVVISLQDQAEKDLPPPRKVSTVAAPERVARLQEFEGFDQIPFLIGSALLMENGLEDELARELTSLLTLCKDRYGFVILETHQVAHPAVLEDLIQLADAAVLVLDEQNLPSDEMLEWQDWAEENAVGLVMDQTQN
- a CDS encoding glucosamine inositolphosphorylceramide transferase family protein, with translation MKIGLYIDPSHCRQWMESLARRLTENHAASIHVAVSDASPLPEHVEQLFQAEEGYYHKNQRHGATPMDVCELERFHERAQPDETFDLVIDLVGDGRPPSSKESVTLLYNGHAGEKALVASIMASGMPQIALRTGTGKIVATAAPSGELAAGVTGSMDQVFARVITLIDAWIGHPHRWVQPLISRSARLPDAGTLKKRTAKSRFKDRLKQIYYRLFRPSHWRVGWRFVEDEDVWSRQSLAGETWQVLRDKETHFYADPVPWEEGGRHYLFFEDLDQRTQKGVLSVVTFDEAGKPGPVECCLEEPYHLSYPYLLRHQDQTYMIPETSANGDVALYRTEAFPVGWQREKVLLTGLDAADVTIAQWEGRWWIFCVTRDGAGGYSDCLSLFYADDLFGPWQPHAQNPVLIDKATARPAGNMIVRGKSLLRPVQDCTASYGAALKLVEVTHLSPEHYEQRVIKTLEPNSHWPGRKLHTLNRAGNLEVIDGAILRPKWSLLRWIAERIYRPKGSR
- a CDS encoding glycosyltransferase family 4 protein, whose protein sequence is MSSRPRILFIQTQAENAGAQEISRLLGEGLDPKGYDIHHLFFYRKSSSFEAPPNTVFCVEDRPRSAMAFAKFLFRLIRQIAAIKPDVVLTFQHYGNLFGAPAARLAGVRHVIANQVSAPKTMNDKIRAIDKLWGRIGMYDVITVNSADTAGDYAGYPDRYEKRMLHVPHGFRDKSSNLGRSAARQQFGLPQDVILLGSVARLNPLKRLDVAIRALTHNECWHLALGGQGPDELRLRSIAEGLGVADRLHFTGEMGPDKVGDFLAALDLFVFPSEAETFGLAAVEAAQAGLPIVANDLPVLREVLQTELGPCALFANSDEPDSFIEPIRELLSNQGRATAMAESARELKKLYSLDAMINAYDQLIMDQGKAIQTRAEEAAA
- a CDS encoding lipopolysaccharide biosynthesis protein, whose product is MTDIAQASLSLRARLLQIIGNKVAQGIAGTLAMKVVSAVIAFGLFSLAANAAGAEEFGHFSVLFSVASMLSIVAAAGQELQIVRNWSEYRTSGQHGLALGALRYGWISSVFGVIIVSALLFLFFAFSDSWTERTGLEKWFLVVAVIAFMATNTLSLFSSHVARVVVGIKLGDAHYELTWRGLAIVFLAVCLLMGRMVDTAEILAVFAVGLTLVIGSQAYLSWRRVRAEIGTPTPEYDFAQWTPRSVRLWLASIMEASNQHLEVFLIGLLLDPMLAGAYFVASRLANAFALAASGINTFGTRRVPSLYFARDVEAVKHSLNLMAGMTLIIVVGGMGCVLLLGHYMLLLFGDIYMDYFHVLLILSIGTAITAANGPAPSFLMLTGHESPYMTTVTLSVVLRVIGFFLVIPHYGITGAAMVTAAVMVIMAIWLNIQCRSKTGMDPSIFRFLHESPDVQPETDQ